The following proteins are co-located in the Camelina sativa cultivar DH55 chromosome 12, Cs, whole genome shotgun sequence genome:
- the LOC104731319 gene encoding uncharacterized protein LOC104731319: MAGKAAETMAKTVTGFQHPWRAKLDKYRTELTKGVWGYWEMGAWKPLGISARRRAMLRKEVLTNGEDWPYDPERKAMRTKRKGHKCDRISAEKRENTAKLMLKMPQMLLDYKKRRWDKKMKEEEKAKEDK; the protein is encoded by the coding sequence ATGGCTGGGAAAGCTGCAGAAACTATGGCAAAGACAGTGACGGGGTTTCAACATCCATGGAGGGCAAAACTCGATAAATACAGGACCGAGCTGACCAAAGGAGTGTGGGGTTACTGGGAGATGGGAGCATGGAAACCATTAGGGATAAGCGCTCGAAGGAGAGCGATGCTGAGGAAAGAAGTGTTGACTAATGGAGAAGATTGGCCTTACGATCCAGAGAGGAAAGCGATGAGGACAAAGAGGAAAGGTCATAAATGCGATAGGATCTCAgctgagaaaagagagaacacTGCGAAACTTATGTTGAAGATGCCTCAGATGTTGCTTGATTACAAGAAGAGAAGGTGGGataagaagatgaaggaagaagagaaagctaaAGAAGACAAGTAA
- the LOC104731320 gene encoding 5'-adenylylsulfate reductase 3, chloroplastic has protein sequence MALAINVSSSSSSSVISASSFPSSELKAPQIGSLRLLDRINVSAASLSLSGKRSSVKALNVQSITKESMVASEKLDVVEVEDFEELAKRLEKASPLEIMDKALEKFGNDIAIAFSGAEDVALIEYAHLTGRPYRVFSLDTGRLNPETYRLFDTVEKHYGIRIEYMFPDAVEVQALVRNKGLFSFYEDGHQECCRIRKVRPLRRALKGLRAWITGQRKDQSPGTRSEIPVVQVDPVFEGLDGGAGSLVKWNPVANVEGNDVWNFLRTMDVPVNTLHAAGYVSIGCEPCTRAVLPGQHEREGRWWWEDAKAKECGLHKGNIKENTNGNATANVNGKSTVADIFNSENVVNLSRQGIENLMKLENRNEAWIVVLYAPWCPFCQAMEASFDELADKLNGNGVKVAKFRADGDQKEFAKSELQLGSFPTILVFPKNSSRPIKYPSEKRDVDSLTSFLNLVR, from the exons ATGGCACTAGCTATcaacgtttcttcttcttcatcttcttctgtgATCTCAGCCTCTAGCTTCCCTTCTTCTGAGCTCAAAg CACCTCAAATTGGTTCGTTGAGGTTATTGGATCGTATCAATGTCTCTGCGGCGTCTCTGAGTCTGTCTGGGAAGCGATCATCCGTGAAAGCTCTAAACGTGCAATCAATTACAAAGGAATCCATGGTTGCTTCTG AGAAGCTAGATGTGGTGGAAGTTGAAGACTTTGAGGAACTAGCAAAGAGGCTAGAGAAGGCTTCTCCTCTTGAAATTATGGATAAAGCTCTTGAGAAGTTTGGGAATGACATTGCTATTGCCTTTAG tgGAGCTGAAGATGTAGCTCTCATTGAGTATGCTCATTTAACTGGAAGACCTTATAGGGTATTCAGTTTGGATACAGGGAGATTGAATCCTGAAACATACAGACTCTTCGATACCGTGGAGAAACATTACGGTATTAGGATTGAGTATATGTTTCCTGATGCTGTTGAGGTTCAAGCTTTGGTTAGGAACAAGGGTTTGTTCTCTTTCTATGAAGATGGTCACCAAGAGTGCTGCCGTATTAGAAAGGTGAGACCTTTGAGGCGTGCTTTGAAGGGTTTACGCGCTTGGATCACTGGTCAGAGGAAAGATCAATCACCTGGAACAAGATCAGAGATTCCTGTTGTTCAAGTTGATCCTGTGTTTGAAGGATTAGATGGTGGAGCTGGTAGTTTGGTGAAGTGGAACCCTGTTGCGAATGTTGAAGGGAATGATGTTTGGAATTTCTTGAGGACCATGGATGTTCCTGTGAACACACTTCACGCAGCAGGTTATGTTTCGATCGGGTGTGAGCCTTGCACGAGAGCTGTTTTGCCTGGTCAGCATGAGAGAGAAGGGAGATGGTGGTGGGAAGATGCTAAGGCTAAAGAGTGTGGACTTCACAAAGGGAATATCAAGGAGAATACTAATGGAAACGCAACTGCTAACGTCAATGGGAAATCCACAGTTGCGGATATCTTCAATAGCGAGAATGTTGTGAACTTGAGTAGGCAAGGGATTGAGAATTTGATGAAGTTGGAGAACAGGAATGAGGCTTGGATCGTTGTGCTTTACGCTCCGTGGTGCCCGTTTTGTCAGGCAATGGAAGCTTCATTCGATGAATTGGCGGATAAGTTGAACGGTAATGGCGTGAAGGTTGCAAAGTTTAGAGCTGATGGTGATCAGAAGGAATTTGCCAAAAGTGAGTTGCAGCTTGGAAGCTTTCCGACAATACTTGTGTTCCCAAAGAACTCTTCAAGACCTATCAAGTATCCATCAGAGAAGAGAGATGTTGATTCTTTGACATCGTTCTTGAATCTTGTCCGGTAA
- the LOC104731321 gene encoding autophagy-related protein 8a isoform X1 yields the protein MIFSCLKFADTNRIAMAKSSFKVSNPLEARMSESSRIREKYPDRIPVIVEKAGQSDVPDIDKKKYLVPADLTVGQFVYVVRKRIKLGAEKAIFVFVKNTLPPTAALMSAIYEEHKDEDGFLYMTYSGENTFGSLTVA from the exons atgatattttcttgcTTGAAATTTGCAGATACCAATCGAATCGCCATGGCTAAGAGTTCTTTCAAGGTTTCGAACCCTCTCG AGGCAAGGATGAGTGAATCATCTCGAATCAGAGAGAAGTATCCTGATAGAATCCCT GTGATTGTGGAAAAGGCTGGACAAAGTGATGTCCCTGACATTGACAAGAAGAA GTATCTTGTACCAGCGGATCTAACTGTGGGACAGTTTGTATACGTTGTTCGCAAAAGGATCAAGCTTGGAGCTGAGAAAGCTATCTTTGTCTTTGTCAAGAACACTTTGCCTCCTACTG CTGCGTTGATGTCTGCAATCTatgaagaacacaaagatgAAGATGGCTTCCTCTACATGACTTACAGCGGAGAGAACACTTTTGGATCTCTTACCGTTGCTTGA
- the LOC104731321 gene encoding autophagy-related protein 8a isoform X2 encodes MAKSSFKVSNPLEARMSESSRIREKYPDRIPVIVEKAGQSDVPDIDKKKYLVPADLTVGQFVYVVRKRIKLGAEKAIFVFVKNTLPPTAALMSAIYEEHKDEDGFLYMTYSGENTFGSLTVA; translated from the exons ATGGCTAAGAGTTCTTTCAAGGTTTCGAACCCTCTCG AGGCAAGGATGAGTGAATCATCTCGAATCAGAGAGAAGTATCCTGATAGAATCCCT GTGATTGTGGAAAAGGCTGGACAAAGTGATGTCCCTGACATTGACAAGAAGAA GTATCTTGTACCAGCGGATCTAACTGTGGGACAGTTTGTATACGTTGTTCGCAAAAGGATCAAGCTTGGAGCTGAGAAAGCTATCTTTGTCTTTGTCAAGAACACTTTGCCTCCTACTG CTGCGTTGATGTCTGCAATCTatgaagaacacaaagatgAAGATGGCTTCCTCTACATGACTTACAGCGGAGAGAACACTTTTGGATCTCTTACCGTTGCTTGA
- the LOC104733411 gene encoding uncharacterized protein LOC104733411: protein MAPQKKYEIITILELQQKKQYSREKGFLEVATEGGEEFQEEEVWSVLREKETPGPGMKMSKSNNNLFSASSSSSARYIPKGSEVVSAGGSKQSSAPMNIPDWPKVYGYPKKNTNSHLHSWATEDDDEGSMVPPHELVAKRLARTQISSFSMCEGIGRTLKGRDLSKTRNPVLTRTGFLESNITSSSTSPPPP, encoded by the exons ATGGCACCCCAAAAAAAGTACgaaattattacaattttggAG TTGCAGCAGAAGAAGCAATATTCTAGAGAGAAGGGTTTTCTTGAGGTAGCAACggaaggaggagaagagtttcaagaagaagaagtgtggtcagttttgagagaaaaagaaactcCAGGTCCTGGAATGAAAATGTCCAAAAGTAACAACAATCTCTTCTCAGcctcatcttcgtcttctgcACGGTACATTCCTAAGGGCAGCGAGGTCGTCTCAGCCGGAGGGTCAAAACAGTCTTCTGCTCCAATGAATATTCCTGACTGGCCCAAGGTTTATGGGTATccaaagaagaacacaaacagCCACTTGCATTCGTGGGCCActgaagacgatgatgaaggCTCAATGGTTCCTCCTCATGAATTGGTAGCAAAAAGACTCGCAAGAACGCAGATCTCATCTTTCTCAATGTGTGAAGGAATCGGAAGAACACTCAAAGGAAGAGATCTCAGCAAAACAAGAAACCCTGTCCTAACCAGAACTGGTTTCTTGGAATCCAATAtcacatcttcatcaacatcaccaccaccaccatag
- the LOC104731323 gene encoding peroxidase 42, with protein MGGKGVMLVAILCLWALSATTEAVTEEESGLMMNFYKDTCPQAEDIIREQVKLLYKRHKNTAFSWLRNIFHDCAVESCDASLLLDSTRRELGEKEHDRSFGLRNFRYIEEIKEALERECPGVVSCSDILVLSAREGIEAVGGPHIPLKTGRRDGLKSRTDMLESYLPDHNESISVVLDKFKSIGIDTPGLVALLGSHSVGRTHCVKLVHRLYPEVDPSLNPDHVPHMLHKCPDSIPDPKAVQYVRNDRGTPMVLDNNYYRNILDNKGLLLVDHQLAHDKRTRPIVKKMAKDQAYFFKEFTRAIQILSENNPLTGSKGEIRKQCNLANKNH; from the exons atgggagGTAAAGGTGTGATGTTGGTGGCGATACTTTGCCTATGGGCACTCTCTGCAACGACTGAAGCAGTAACAGAGGAGGAGTCAGGTTTGATGATGAACTTCTACAAGGACACGTGTCCTCAGGCTGAAGACATCATCCGTGAACAagtcaaactcctctacaaacGTCACAAGAACACCGCTTTCTCTTGGCTCCGTAACATCTTCCACGACTGCGCCGTCGAG TCATGTGATGCGTCGCTTTTGCTGGATTCGACAAGAAGAGAGCTAGGAGAGAAAGAACACGACAGGAGCTTCGGACTGAGAAACTTCAGGTATATCGAGGAGATCAAGGAAGCGCTCGAGAGGGAGTGCCCTGGTGTTGTCTCATGTTCTGACATTCTCGTCTTGTCCGCAAGAGAAGGCATCGAAGCA GTGGGAGGACCGCATATTCCTTTGAAGACAGGAAGGAGAGATGGACTAAAGAGCAGGACAGATATGCTTGAGTCATATCTTCCCGACCACAACGAGAGTATCTCCGTTGTTCTTGACAAGTTCAAATCCATCGGAATTGACACTCCCGGCCTCGTAGCCCTCCTAG GGTCACACAGCGTGGGAAGAACTCACTGTGTCAAGCTGGTCCACCGTTTGTACCCTGAGGTGGACCCCTCCTTGAACCCGGACCACGTCCCTCACATGCTACACAAGTGTCCTGACTCGATCCCTGACCCAAAGGCTGTCCAGTACGTGCGTAATGACCGTGGCACGCCCATGGTGCTAGACAACAATTACTACCGTAACATCCTAGACAACAAGGGTTTGCTTCTTGTGGACCATCAACTCGCACACGACAAACGGACCAGACCAATTGTTAAGAAGATGGCCAAGGACCAGGCCTACTTCTTCAAGGAGTTCACTAGGGCGATCCAAATCTTATCCGAGAACAACCCTTTGACCGGCTCTAAGGGTGAGATCAGGAAGCAATGTAATCTCGCAAACAAGAACCACTAA